From one Mytilus edulis chromosome 1, xbMytEdul2.2, whole genome shotgun sequence genomic stretch:
- the LOC139528021 gene encoding bifunctional arginine demethylase and lysyl-hydroxylase psr-1-like isoform X3 — protein MKNRKTKHVKNGSSQNNNVESTPDSPSPSGLSSTALSIGAVSIIFLSIFVVYTSDLLPKTLQKSHSPPISTKGGWRLASDNVIQKFGSSKCTVTRKDAKYFTNAEFEKDFRFKKPLIVSFDNGASGWTRPESWSVESLKKEYGDWLVYSGSSLEIVRRGGNGNVESSFTKFVDQLIRSKDDKGEPLYIFDRMFYNDSSLPTTLKPPKYFEIKDGRDDSIFFLGASSSGVSFHKHADAWNGVIYGEKRWFLYPVNHTPPGGVYPGFTQIEWFEKVYPLLPESEKPIECVQKAGEILYLPEGTYHGTINMGDTVAIGIQRKKASTKQEKLVYEELNRRNSLNGKLSEKEKADTHTEILHLYEELNKLLPESTEVMMKLGQTYGEHGHVEKGLELTLKAIDKDPYFVLAYLNKADLLNKLDKMEEAEDSYKKAIELNPNLWDVHAQYGSFLVNHKRPEDAIKHFKRGIELSPKQQGFYNMLKHAQKMMGDDEEAEKTERLMRQLFNRRN, from the exons ATGAAAAACAGAAAGACCAAACATGTAAAGAATGGTTCATCACAAAATAACAACGTAGAATCTACACCTGATTCTCCGTCCCCAAGTGGATTGTCTTCCACAGCATTGTCTATAGGAGCTGTATCCATCatctttttatctatttttgtagTCTATACTAGTGACTTATTGCCTAAAACATTGCAAAAATCTCACTCTCCTCCAATATCCACAAAAGGGGGATGGCGATTAGCTTCAGACAATGTGATTCAAAAGTTTGGTTCATCCAAGTGTACAGTTACTCGTAAAGATGCCAAATACTTCACCAATGCAGAATTTGAAAAAGACTTCAGGTTTAAAAAACCTCTCATAGTTTCATTTGACAATGGTGCATCAGGTTGGACAAGACCAGAATCCTGGTCAGTGGAAAGCTTGAAAAAAGAATATGGTGACTGGCTAGTTTACTCAGGAAGCTCCTTAGAAATTGTCAGGAGAGGTGGTAATGGGAATGTGGAGAGTTCTTTTACTAAGTTTGTAGACCAGTTAATAAGGTCTAAAGATGACAAGGGAGAACCATT GTACATTTTTGACCGAATGTTTTACAATGATTCAAGTCTACCAACAACGTTAAAACcaccgaaatattttgaaataaag GATGGCCGAGATGATAGTATATTtttccttggagcctctagtagTGGTGTCAGCTTCCATAAACATGCTGATGCTTGGAATGGAGTGATATACGGAGAAAAAAGATGGTTTTTATATCCAGTAAACCATACACCTCCAGGAG GAGTTTACCCAGGTTTTACACAGATTGAATGGTTTGAGAAGGTGTATCCTTTGTTACCAGAGTCAGAAAAACCAATAGAATGTGTTCAGAAAGCAGGAGAAATCCTATACCTG CCAGAAGGGACATACCATGGTACAATAAATATGGGGGACACAGTGGCAATAGGTATACAGAGAAAGAAAGCTTCTACTAAACAAGAAAAATTAGTTTACGAAG AACTCAACAGAAGGAACAGTTTGAATGGTAAATTGTCTGAAAAAGAAAAGGCTGATACCCATACAGAAATACTTCATCTATATGAGGAACTTAATAAACTACTACcag AAAGTACAGAGGTGATGATGAAACTAGGTCAAACCTACGGAGAACATGGCCATGTGGAAAAAGGTTTAGAATTAACGCTGAAAGCAATAGATAAAGATCCATATTTTGTGCTGGCTTATTTAAATAAAGCAGATTTATTGAACAAG CTAGACAAGATGGAAGAAGCAGAAGATTCCTATAAAAAAGCCATTGAATTAAATCCTAACCTCTGGGATGTTCATGCTCAATATGGCTCCTTTCTGGTCAATCATAAACGGCCTGAGGATGCTATCAAACATTTCAAGAGG GGAATAGAACTGAGTCCTAAGCAGCAAGGATTTTATAACATGTTAAAACATGCCCAGAAGATGATGGGGGATGATGAAGAGGCAGAGAAAACAGAGAGGttgatgagacaactctttaacAGGAGGAATTga
- the LOC139528021 gene encoding bifunctional arginine demethylase and lysyl-hydroxylase psr-1-like isoform X2: protein MDFDNSQTSSYWYLGSMKNRKTKHVKNGSSQNNNVESTPDSPSPSGLSSTALSIGAVSIIFLSIFVVYTSDLLPKTLQKSHSPPISTKGGWRLASDNVIQKFGSSKCTVTRKDAKYFTNAEFEKDFRFKKPLIVSFDNGASGWTRPESWSVESLKKEYGDWLVYSGSSLEIVRRGGNGNVESSFTKFVDQLIRSKDDKGEPLYIFDRMFYNDSSLPTTLKPPKYFEIKDGRDDSIFFLGASSSGVSFHKHADAWNGVIYGEKRWFLYPVNHTPPGGVYPGFTQIEWFEKVYPLLPESEKPIECVQKAGEILYLPEGTYHGTINMGDTVAIGIQRKKASTKQEKLVYEELNRRNSLNGKLSEKEKADTHTEILHLYEELNKLLPESTEVMMKLGQTYGEHGHVEKGLELTLKAIDKDPYFVLAYLNKADLLNKLDKMEEAEDSYKKAIELNPNLWDVHAQYGSFLVNHKRPEDAIKHFKRGIELSPKQQGFYNMLKHAQKMMGDDEEAEKTERLMRQLFNRRN from the exons ttcatATTGGTATCTCGGTAGTATGAAAAACAGAAAGACCAAACATGTAAAGAATGGTTCATCACAAAATAACAACGTAGAATCTACACCTGATTCTCCGTCCCCAAGTGGATTGTCTTCCACAGCATTGTCTATAGGAGCTGTATCCATCatctttttatctatttttgtagTCTATACTAGTGACTTATTGCCTAAAACATTGCAAAAATCTCACTCTCCTCCAATATCCACAAAAGGGGGATGGCGATTAGCTTCAGACAATGTGATTCAAAAGTTTGGTTCATCCAAGTGTACAGTTACTCGTAAAGATGCCAAATACTTCACCAATGCAGAATTTGAAAAAGACTTCAGGTTTAAAAAACCTCTCATAGTTTCATTTGACAATGGTGCATCAGGTTGGACAAGACCAGAATCCTGGTCAGTGGAAAGCTTGAAAAAAGAATATGGTGACTGGCTAGTTTACTCAGGAAGCTCCTTAGAAATTGTCAGGAGAGGTGGTAATGGGAATGTGGAGAGTTCTTTTACTAAGTTTGTAGACCAGTTAATAAGGTCTAAAGATGACAAGGGAGAACCATT GTACATTTTTGACCGAATGTTTTACAATGATTCAAGTCTACCAACAACGTTAAAACcaccgaaatattttgaaataaag GATGGCCGAGATGATAGTATATTtttccttggagcctctagtagTGGTGTCAGCTTCCATAAACATGCTGATGCTTGGAATGGAGTGATATACGGAGAAAAAAGATGGTTTTTATATCCAGTAAACCATACACCTCCAGGAG GAGTTTACCCAGGTTTTACACAGATTGAATGGTTTGAGAAGGTGTATCCTTTGTTACCAGAGTCAGAAAAACCAATAGAATGTGTTCAGAAAGCAGGAGAAATCCTATACCTG CCAGAAGGGACATACCATGGTACAATAAATATGGGGGACACAGTGGCAATAGGTATACAGAGAAAGAAAGCTTCTACTAAACAAGAAAAATTAGTTTACGAAG AACTCAACAGAAGGAACAGTTTGAATGGTAAATTGTCTGAAAAAGAAAAGGCTGATACCCATACAGAAATACTTCATCTATATGAGGAACTTAATAAACTACTACcag AAAGTACAGAGGTGATGATGAAACTAGGTCAAACCTACGGAGAACATGGCCATGTGGAAAAAGGTTTAGAATTAACGCTGAAAGCAATAGATAAAGATCCATATTTTGTGCTGGCTTATTTAAATAAAGCAGATTTATTGAACAAG CTAGACAAGATGGAAGAAGCAGAAGATTCCTATAAAAAAGCCATTGAATTAAATCCTAACCTCTGGGATGTTCATGCTCAATATGGCTCCTTTCTGGTCAATCATAAACGGCCTGAGGATGCTATCAAACATTTCAAGAGG GGAATAGAACTGAGTCCTAAGCAGCAAGGATTTTATAACATGTTAAAACATGCCCAGAAGATGATGGGGGATGATGAAGAGGCAGAGAAAACAGAGAGGttgatgagacaactctttaacAGGAGGAATTga